TCTCTCCGGAGCTGATCCGGCGTCTGGCCGATCGTCATCTGGGGATCGGTTTCGATCAGCTACTGATCGTCGAACCGCCTTACGATCCTGACCTCGATTTTCACTACCGTATTTTTAATGCTGACGGCAGCGAAGTGGCGCAGTGCGGCAACGGCGCGCGCTGCTTTGCCCGCTTTGTCAGGCTTAAAGGGCTGACAAATAAGAATGAGATCCGCGTCAGCACCCAGTCGGGTCGAATGGTATTGAGCATCACTCAGGATGAGCTGGTCTGCGTGAATATGGGCGAGCCTAATTTTGAACCGCAACAGATTCCGTTCCGGGCCAACAAAGCGGAAAACATCTATCTGATGCGTGCCGCTGAACAAACCGTCATGTGTGGCGTGGTATCAATGGGTAATCCGCACTGCGTGTTACAGGTTGATAACGTCAAAACGGCGGCTGTTGAAACGCTCGGCCCGGTGCTGGAAAGCCATGAGCGCTTCCCGGAGCGGGTTAACGTTGGCTTTATGGAAGTGGTTCATCGTGAGCATATCCGGCTGCGCGTTTATGAACGTGGCGCGGGTGAAACCCAGGCCTGCGGCAGCGGAGCCTGTGCGGCGGTGGCGGTGGGTATCCAGCAGGCGTCGCTGGCAGAAAAAGTGCGGGTCGACTTGCCCGGCGGCTCGCTGCATATTGCCTGGAAAGGGCCGGGGCATCCCCTGTATATGACCGGGCCCGCTACTCATGTTTACGACGGATTTATTCATTTATGAAACAGGTTGGAGAACACGCGCAGAACGCCGAAGCCACTCTGCTGGACGATGACACCGTCAGTGATTTTCTGCGGCAAAATCCGGACTTCTTTATGCGCAATGCGCGCCAGGTCGAGCAGATGATGATCCCTCACCCGGTGCGGGGCTCGGTGTCGCTGGTCGAGTGGCAGCTAAAACGTCAGCGCCATCATATTCAGCAGCTGGAAGAAGAGATCACGCTGTTGATGGAGCAGGCCAGCGCTAACCAACTGCTGTTTGAACGTCTGCTAGCCCTACAGGGCCGGCTGTCTTCGGCTTCCAGCCTGCATGATATGCTTAATCGTTTGCATCGCTGGGCGCGTGAGTTTGGCCTGGCGGGAGCCAATATCCGCTTATTTAGCGAGAAGTGGCGTATCGGTGCCCCATCTGATTTTACCCAGCTCGCCTTGTCTCGGCAGGCC
This DNA window, taken from Erwinia tasmaniensis Et1/99, encodes the following:
- a CDS encoding DUF484 domain-containing protein, with the protein product MKQVGEHAQNAEATLLDDDTVSDFLRQNPDFFMRNARQVEQMMIPHPVRGSVSLVEWQLKRQRHHIQQLEEEITLLMEQASANQLLFERLLALQGRLSSASSLHDMLNRLHRWAREFGLAGANIRLFSEKWRIGAPSDFTQLALSRQAFEPVRIQRMGKHNHYLGSLNGPELLLLLPQAKAIGSVAVSLLGEEGDLGVLIFSSRDGQHYQSGMGTVLLQHLSVMLPQLLSRWIERV
- the dapF gene encoding diaminopimelate epimerase, producing the protein MQFSKMHGLGNDFMVVDAVTQNVYFSPELIRRLADRHLGIGFDQLLIVEPPYDPDLDFHYRIFNADGSEVAQCGNGARCFARFVRLKGLTNKNEIRVSTQSGRMVLSITQDELVCVNMGEPNFEPQQIPFRANKAENIYLMRAAEQTVMCGVVSMGNPHCVLQVDNVKTAAVETLGPVLESHERFPERVNVGFMEVVHREHIRLRVYERGAGETQACGSGACAAVAVGIQQASLAEKVRVDLPGGSLHIAWKGPGHPLYMTGPATHVYDGFIHL